The following is a genomic window from Dehalogenimonas sp. 4OHTPN.
TCGGGGCGGACATCGTTCTGCCAGCCGCCATTCTGGTCTTCCCCCTGTCTTATCTCATCGGCGATGTCCTGACTGAAGTCTACGGCTTCGCCTGGGCCCGCCGGGTAATCTGGCTCGGTTTTTTATGTAACCTTATCTTCGTCGGATTCGCCTGGCTCGGTGGCTTGCTGCCGGGCGCCTCGTTCTGGCAGGGACAGGCGGCTTATGAGGCGATACTGGGCTATACCCCTCGCCTGCTGCTGGCTTCGTTTTCCGGTTATCTTATCGGCAGCTTCGCCAACGCCGCCGTCATGTCGAAGATGAAGCTCTTAACCCGCGGCCGGCACCTGTGGAGCCGCACTATCGGCTCGACCGTCGTCGGCGAAGGGCTGGATTCGATGGTCTTCATCACCATCGCCTTCATCGGCACCCCGGCTTTCGCCCCTGTTTTCATTCTTTACCACTGGGCGGCCAAGACGCTTATCGAGGTGGCGGCGACACCGCTGACCTACGCCGTGGTCAATTACCTGAAAGGCGCGGAGAAAATTGACGTCTACGACGCCGGTATCAGCCTCAATCCCTTCACCCTGAAGGAAGCCCGGCGTTGAAAGTGCGCTTCCTGGGTGCCCACAACTGCGAGACCGACGCCGCCGGCATGATGTGCCTGCTCGTTGACAGCCGGATCGTGCTTGACGCCGGCGCCCTGACCCGCAACCTGCCGCTTGATGCCCAGTTCGGCATCCAGGCGGTGCTCCTGACCCACGGCCACTACGACCACTTCCGGGACATCCCGATGCTCGGCATGAACCTCTTCCTCAACGGCCGGAGCGTGGACGTCTATGGGTCTGATGACGCCCGGCGCGCCCTGGCGGAGCACGTCCTGAACGGCGGCATTTATTCCCGTTTTTTTGACCATCCGGAGGGCAGCCCGACGCTTCGGTATCATGTCGTCGAACCCGGAACCTCTTTCCAGCTGGGTGATTATGAAATCCTGCCGGTAGCTTTACCGCACCCGGTGCCGGTGCTCGGCTACCAGCTGACCGACGCTTCCGGGCGCAGGTTCTTTTATTCCGGCGACACCGGAGCCGGCCTTTCCGCATGTTTCGGCGATATTGACCCTCACCTCATGGCCATCGACGTCACCGCGCCCTCGCGCTATACCGCCTTTTTTGCCGCCCGGAATCAGCACCTGACCCCGGAGACCCTGGCCGCTGAGCTCGAAGCCTTCAAAAAGCTGAAAGGTCATTTGCCCCCCGTGGTTTGCGTACACATGAACCCCCACGGCGAGGCCGAAATAGCCGCTGAGATTGAACGCCTCTCCGCTGAGCTGGGCTCGCCCGTCTATCTCGCTCACGAGGGGCTGACGCTCTCGGTCTAGACGCGGGCGTTGACCGCCGACTTTGGCGCTGTTACACTCATCCCATGAAACTCGTCACCGCCGCCGAAATGCGCCGGCTTGAACAGGAGGCCGCCGCCGGGGGTGTCTCCGCAGCCGAACTGATGCAGCGCGCCGGCCGGGAAGCGGCCGATAAGATCGCCGCGCTTTTCGAGCCTGCCGCCGGCAAACGGGTCGTCGTCCTGGTCGGTCCGGGCAACAACGGCGGCGACGGTCTGGTCGCCGCTCGCCATCTAAAAACCGCCGGCGTTCTGACCGATATTTACCTGCTGTCTCCCCGCGGCTCGGACGACATTGTCCTGCGGGAGGCCGTGACCGCCGGCCTGTCGCCGCTTGAAGCCCGTTATGATGTTGGCTTCGAGCGCTTGAGAGCCGCTCTTGAGGAAGCGGATGTTGTCCTGGATGCCGTTTTCGGCACCGGGCTGGGCAGAAGCATCAGCGGCGCCCCGGCGGCCGCTCTGGCGCTGGTCGCGGAAGCCTGCGCCCGCCGCCCGGAGATAACCGTCGTCGCCCTCGACCTGCCGTCCGGCCTCGATGCCGACACCGGAGCTATTGACCCGTCGGCTGTCCGGGCGGATTTCACTATCACCCTGGGATACGCCAAGCGCGGTTTCTTCCTGTTTCCCGGCGCCGGTTACACCGGCGAGGTTCTGGTCGCCGATATCGGGCTGCCGGAAGAATCCGGCGCCGCCCTCAATACTGAAGTCCTCGACGAGCATCTGATTCTTGATCTACTCCCCGACCGGCCGGCCGATGCCCACAAAGGCACCTTCGGTAAAGTGCTGGTGGCCGCCGGTTCGCCGGAGTATGCCGGCGCTGCCGTCCTGGCCTGCCAGGCGGCCGGCCGGGCTGGCGCCGGCCTGGTAACTCTGGCCGCCGGTAAAAGCCTGTACCCCGTCCTGGCTTCCCGGCTGACCGAAACCACTCACCTAATCCTGCCGCAGACAGCGGATGGCGGCCTGGCGCCAGGCGCTGAAGAATTGATCGCCGGCCGGTTGAAAGAATTCCCCGCCGCCGTCATCGGGCCCGGCCTGGGGCAGTCGCTATCTGCCGCCGCTTTTACCCGTGCCCTGCTGGCGGCGCTGTCCCGGCCTGAAAACCGCGCTTTACGCTTCGCCGCCGTCCTGGACGCCGACGCCTTAAATATATTGTCGCTGGAATCCGAGTGGTGGCAGAAAGTGGATTTCCCGGCCGTGCTTACCCCCCATCCGGGCGAAATGGCCCGCCTGGCCGGGCTGGCCGCCGCCCGGGTGCAAAGCGACCGGATCGAGCTGGCGCGCCGCTGCGCCGGGCTGTGGCGGCAGGTCGTCGTCCTGAAAGGGGCTCATACCGTCATCGCTTCACCCGACGGCCGGGTGGCGGTGGCTCCCAACGCCAACCCCGCTTTAGCCACCGCCGGCACCGGCGATGTCCTGACAGGCATCATCGGCGGGCTGCTGGCCCAGGGGCTGGCGCCGTTCGATGCCGCCCGCGCCGGGGTATACATCCATGCCATGGCCGCTGAGTCGGTCCGCGCCGCGCTGGGTGACTGCGGCGCCGTCGCCTCGGACCTGCTGCCCCACATCCCCCGGTCATTCAAAGCGCTCAAGGAGCACGACCATGCTGCTTGTCATTGACATAGGCAACACCACTATTTCGCTCGGGGTGTTTGACGGCGACCGGCTGGCCGCCAGCCTGAGGGTGGCCACCGTGCTGCAGAAATTGCCGGATGAATACGCCTCGCTGCTGCTCCACCTGCTGCAGCTTAACGGCATCGACCCCAAATCGGTTGATAAGGTCGCCGTCTGTTCGGTAGTCCCGCCGCTGACCGGCGCTTTTGAGGAACTCTGTAACAAATATTTCCATACCGAACCTCTGACCATCGGCACCGGCACCCGGACCGGCGTCAAGATCCGAATGGACAACCCGCGGGAAGTCGGCGCCGACCGCATCGTCAACGCCGCCGCCGCTTTCCAGCTTTATAAAACCGCCTGCATCGTCGTCGACCTGGGCACCGGCACCACCTTCGACACCGTTTCGGCCAGCGGCGAGTTTATCGGCGGCGCCATCGCCCCGGGCATCGGCATCGCCGCCGAAGCCCTGACCGCCCGGACCTCGATGCTGCCGCGCATTGAGCTTCAGCGGCCGGAGCGGGCCATCGGCACCTCCACTGTGAAAGCGATGCAGTCCGGCATGGTCTTCGGCTACCTCGGGCTGGTGGAAAGCATTGTAAGCCGCATTCAGGCCGAACTGCCGTCCAAAGCCCTGGTCATCGCCACCGGCGGCTACGCCGGCCTCCTCGCCGCCGAAACGGGCATCTTCGACGCCGTCGCCCCTGACCTCACTCTGTACGGCCTGCGGCTGATCTATTACATGAACCGGGCTTGACGCGTTTCAGGTTGGGCGCAGGCCGATGCGGCTTTTTCAGAATACTGCGAACGGCGAGAAAAATATAAGGGTTGGGATTTCACTTTGATTCTTATTATTGACGACTACCTCTTTCTGGCCGGGGGCCTCATCGCCGTAGCCTGGGGTATGGCCCATTTTTTCCTGAGACGCCCGACGGTCTCGCGTTTTTGGGTTGTCGAAGGCTTATTCCTGGCAACCGCTGGCGCCGCCGTCATCTTCACCGTCTCCCAATACGGGACGGAGAATACCGGTGTCAGGGTCGTCACCTGGCTGGCCGCGTCGGTGACGCTGGCGTTCGGCGCCTTCAACCTGATGAACAGCCTCAGGACTGGCGCGCTTCAAGCCAGGCTGGGCGGGGTCCTCGGCCTGGTGTCAGGAGCCTTATTGGTCGCCGGCAGCATCATCAATTCCTGACGCTGATTTGACAATTCCGAGATTTGTAGTATTTTAATATCGCTTACTCCGGAATTGGAGGCAGGATGATCATCACTTTGGCCGCCGCCGTGCTGTCCATCGCCTGGGGATTACTCCGGGTCATGAAAAGGACGGCGTCGGCAACCCAGCAGGGCATCGGCCTGACCGCCATTATCATCGGCATGATCGTCGCCCTGATCGCCAACCTGACCGATCTCAGTCCCTCAGCCGTCACCGCCGTCGCCCTGATCGCCGCCGCTGGCATGCTGGTGCTGGCGGTGTTTGCCGTCCGGGCCATGAAACGGCCGGAAGGCGGCGCCACCAATATTGACCTGGCGGTGATCATGGTCATCATCTTCAGTTTCATTGTCGGCGGCGTTTTCCACGGCTGACCGCCTGACTTTCCTTTTGCTCGGTGGGGGGGCGGGAGGTTCAGGAGTCTGTAATCTAAACTATGTTCAAAGAAAAGACCATCGTTCTGGGCATCACCGGCTCGGTAGCCGCCTATAAGGCCGCCGACCTGGCTTCCAGGCTGGTCCAGGCCGGCGCGGCGGTTGAAGTCATCATGACCGAATCGGCCCAAAAGTTCATCGCCCCCCTCACTCTGCGGGCCCTGACCAACCGTCAGCCGGTGACTTCGATGTGGCAGGACGCCAATAAGTTCTCCATCGAGCATGTCTCCCTGGCCGATGCCGCTGACGCTGTCCTCATCGCCCCGGCTACCGCCAACACCATCGCCAGACTAGCCTGCGGCCTGGCGGACGATATTCTGTCTTCGACCGTACTGGCAACCAGGGCGCCGGTCATCATCGCCCCGGCCATGAACTGCAACATGTATGAGAACGCGGCCACCCAGGCCAATATCGCGGCGCTGAAGTCCAGGGGCTTCACCTTCGTCGAACCCGAATCCGGCCGTCTGGCCTGCGGCGCCGAGGGCAAAGGCAGATTGGCTGCCGCCGAGGTAATCCTCGCGGCGCTCGATGCCGTTCTTAATCGGAAAAATGACCTTGCCGGCCGGTCAATCGTCGTCACCGCCGGCGGCACCCGGGAGCCGCTCGACCCCGTCCGCTACGTCGGCAACCGCTCCTCGGGCAAGATGGGTTACGCCCTGGCCGCCGCCGCCCGCGACCGCGGCGCCTCGGTAAGACTCGTCTCCACGGTCGATATGCCCGATTCGTCCGGCCTGAGCGTTATCCGCGTCGAGACCGCCGCCCAGATGCTTGAAGCCGTCCGGGACGCCGTCAAGGGCGCCGATGCCCTCATAATGGCCGCAGCTGTAGCCGATTTCCGGCCTTCGACGGTTGCGGGTGATAAAATCAAGAAAGGCGCCACCTCGCTCGACCTCAAGCTGGAGCCGACGCCTGACATCCTCTCCGAGGTTAAAGGCGATTTCGTCCGCGTCGGTTTCGCCGCCGAGACCGTCGACCTGATCGGGAACGCCAAAAAGAAGCTGGCGGGAAAAAACCTCGACCTCATCGTCGCCAACGACGTGACCGCCCCCGATTCCAGCTTCGGCGCCGAGACCAACATGGTGACCCTCCTCTTCAAGGACGGCCATGCCGAGGATCTGCCCCTTATGCCCAAACGCGCCGTCGCCGAAAAAATCCTGGACTACCTCGCCGTCAGGCTAAGTTAATGCTCTTTTGTCATTCCCCGCGCAGGCGGGGAATCCATAATTCTCACACGAGGTGAATAACGGCAAACACCATCGATATCACTCTCCAACCCGTCTACATCAAGGATAACTACATTTACGTCCCGGCGCGGCTGAGGTCGTTCTTCCCGGCTGGCCAACCGTTCACCTCGTCTCCGATTGTCATCGAATCCGCCGCCGGCAGCTTCCATTTTTGTTTGCCCGTTACTATAATCCGAACCTTGGGAGACGGCATCAGGCAAAAGACCAGATTATACCTCGACTTTGGGATAGTATTTAAGTAACCGCAGTCAAGTGTACGTCTTGAACGCAGAGAAAAGAGTCAAGTCGCCTAACGTTTGTTTCACGCAGAGTTCGACTCTCTAAGAGGAGGACGGCCCTGAGACAACTCAGCTCTGATTCTATCGCGTAGGGGGTATCGGCGTGTCGCGGTCCGGTGCCGTCGGGACTGTACTGGCGCCTGAGTCAACGGTAAACTGCTGACTCTGCCCGTTAACCCGCAGTGTGTATTGCTGCCCGGCAATAAAATTTGATCCGAGGGGGATGGCAACATCGAAATACGAAACAATCTGGATGCAGACAGCGTCTCTCGGCCTCTGAGTGGTGACAGCAATATCAATCAAGTTGCCTTGCCGCTGAACGTCCGTCCCTTTTAAAGTCGTACAGCCATCGGTCAAAACTCCCTTAATATCGACAAATACCTGAGGAGGGAATGACTCAGCAATGCGCACTTTGGCACTTACAATTGGTGCCGGCTTGACCAAGACATCTCCCTGATTGGAACTCTGATCTGGAATTGTGATGCGGCGCTCTACGCCGTTGACACGAATAGTTATATTCTGTCCCGGTTGAAATGACCGGCCAAGTTCGATGGAGGTAGATTCGGTTCGATATATTTCCGTACATGCCTGGGCGCTTTTCGGTTTTTTGAGCCAGATGCCGATATCAAAGCCATCGCTGATCTCTACCACACGAACGCCCTCAAATGAGTAACAACCGTCCGGTAGTCCATAAGTGACATTCACTTTCACTCGCGACATGGGATCGGGATCAGAAATTTCAATTTCCACATTTTCAATTGGCGCCAGTTCCCGATCGAATTGCTGGCAACCCGCTATTGGAACAAGCAATCCGATAATTACGATTGAAAAAAGAAATGCCTTCATATAACCATTATAACGCGGCACGTTGTTTCGAGTTAGTCGTCCTGGCCTGCCCTTTAAACTGAGACCAGGGTTTTTACATCGAAGAGCTAGGTTCTAATAGCACCCGAGGTGCCTCACCATCCCCTCGGTCATTTCTCTAGATACCCGCTCCAAGGTCTCCCTCGTTTTAGGGATAGTTAGCCCCGGCGCATTTTACCAGACTCTTGTATAATGGCTCTTGAACTTACAGGTGATTCCTTTAACCCCAACTACTCAAGATTACTAGCGGGAGCTTACGGATGGTCAACGATTACTACGAAATCAATAATCTCAACAAAGACGAGTCTTGGCGTCTTTTCAGGATCATTGGAGAGTTTGTTACCGGCTTTGATCGGCTTGAAAGTATCGAACCCGCAGTAACCATCTTTGGCTCTGCAAGAGTAAAACAAGATGATCCTGTGTATTTACAGGCTGAGGATATCGCTTTAAAGCTAGGGCAAAATGGCTTCAATATTATCACTGGCGGCGGACCAGGGGTAATGGAAGCGGCCAATAAAGGGGCGGTAAAAGCTGGAGTCAGTTCAGTGGGTATCAGTATCACCCTGCCAGGCGAACCGCATAATGAATATGCTACTAAGTCTTTGTTGTTTGATCACTTCTTTACCAGAAAGGTCATGCTGGTAAAATACGCGACTGCCTTCGTTATCATGCCAGGCGGGCTTGGGACCATGGATGAGCTCACAGAGTTACTCACCTTGATGCAGACAGAAAAAATAAGACCCTTCCCGGTAATCTTGTTCGGCAGTGCGTTCTGGGAAGGCTTGCTGAAATGGTTACGCGATGTAGTTCATCCGCTTGGATACATCTCTGAAGGCGATTTTGATCTCCTCCGCATCACTGACAGCACAGATGAGATTTTAAGAATAATCAATAAATGGCGCGAGTATCACGAGTGCGTCGGCAACAGAGCACTCTAATTCTATGAGTCCTACTTGGGGGTTTATTCGGGCAATGCTTTTAT
Proteins encoded in this region:
- the coaBC gene encoding bifunctional phosphopantothenoylcysteine decarboxylase/phosphopantothenate--cysteine ligase CoaBC, with translation MFKEKTIVLGITGSVAAYKAADLASRLVQAGAAVEVIMTESAQKFIAPLTLRALTNRQPVTSMWQDANKFSIEHVSLADAADAVLIAPATANTIARLACGLADDILSSTVLATRAPVIIAPAMNCNMYENAATQANIAALKSRGFTFVEPESGRLACGAEGKGRLAAAEVILAALDAVLNRKNDLAGRSIVVTAGGTREPLDPVRYVGNRSSGKMGYALAAAARDRGASVRLVSTVDMPDSSGLSVIRVETAAQMLEAVRDAVKGADALIMAAAVADFRPSTVAGDKIKKGATSLDLKLEPTPDILSEVKGDFVRVGFAAETVDLIGNAKKKLAGKNLDLIVANDVTAPDSSFGAETNMVTLLFKDGHAEDLPLMPKRAVAEKILDYLAVRLS
- a CDS encoding type III pantothenate kinase, producing MLLVIDIGNTTISLGVFDGDRLAASLRVATVLQKLPDEYASLLLHLLQLNGIDPKSVDKVAVCSVVPPLTGAFEELCNKYFHTEPLTIGTGTRTGVKIRMDNPREVGADRIVNAAAAFQLYKTACIVVDLGTGTTFDTVSASGEFIGGAIAPGIGIAAEALTARTSMLPRIELQRPERAIGTSTVKAMQSGMVFGYLGLVESIVSRIQAELPSKALVIATGGYAGLLAAETGIFDAVAPDLTLYGLRLIYYMNRA
- a CDS encoding NAD(P)H-hydrate dehydratase produces the protein MKLVTAAEMRRLEQEAAAGGVSAAELMQRAGREAADKIAALFEPAAGKRVVVLVGPGNNGGDGLVAARHLKTAGVLTDIYLLSPRGSDDIVLREAVTAGLSPLEARYDVGFERLRAALEEADVVLDAVFGTGLGRSISGAPAAALALVAEACARRPEITVVALDLPSGLDADTGAIDPSAVRADFTITLGYAKRGFFLFPGAGYTGEVLVADIGLPEESGAALNTEVLDEHLILDLLPDRPADAHKGTFGKVLVAAGSPEYAGAAVLACQAAGRAGAGLVTLAAGKSLYPVLASRLTETTHLILPQTADGGLAPGAEELIAGRLKEFPAAVIGPGLGQSLSAAAFTRALLAALSRPENRALRFAAVLDADALNILSLESEWWQKVDFPAVLTPHPGEMARLAGLAAARVQSDRIELARRCAGLWRQVVVLKGAHTVIASPDGRVAVAPNANPALATAGTGDVLTGIIGGLLAQGLAPFDAARAGVYIHAMAAESVRAALGDCGAVASDLLPHIPRSFKALKEHDHAACH
- a CDS encoding queuosine precursor transporter encodes the protein MHVSQRLIVVAALFVTCLITANIIAVKLISVGADIVLPAAILVFPLSYLIGDVLTEVYGFAWARRVIWLGFLCNLIFVGFAWLGGLLPGASFWQGQAAYEAILGYTPRLLLASFSGYLIGSFANAAVMSKMKLLTRGRHLWSRTIGSTVVGEGLDSMVFITIAFIGTPAFAPVFILYHWAAKTLIEVAATPLTYAVVNYLKGAEKIDVYDAGISLNPFTLKEARR
- a CDS encoding TIGR00730 family Rossman fold protein; protein product: MVNDYYEINNLNKDESWRLFRIIGEFVTGFDRLESIEPAVTIFGSARVKQDDPVYLQAEDIALKLGQNGFNIITGGGPGVMEAANKGAVKAGVSSVGISITLPGEPHNEYATKSLLFDHFFTRKVMLVKYATAFVIMPGGLGTMDELTELLTLMQTEKIRPFPVILFGSAFWEGLLKWLRDVVHPLGYISEGDFDLLRITDSTDEILRIINKWREYHECVGNRAL
- a CDS encoding MBL fold metallo-hydrolase, with translation MRFLGAHNCETDAAGMMCLLVDSRIVLDAGALTRNLPLDAQFGIQAVLLTHGHYDHFRDIPMLGMNLFLNGRSVDVYGSDDARRALAEHVLNGGIYSRFFDHPEGSPTLRYHVVEPGTSFQLGDYEILPVALPHPVPVLGYQLTDASGRRFFYSGDTGAGLSACFGDIDPHLMAIDVTAPSRYTAFFAARNQHLTPETLAAELEAFKKLKGHLPPVVCVHMNPHGEAEIAAEIERLSAELGSPVYLAHEGLTLSV